The proteins below are encoded in one region of Mya arenaria isolate MELC-2E11 chromosome 15, ASM2691426v1:
- the LOC128218955 gene encoding monocarboxylate transporter 12-like, whose protein sequence is MESSKTDENDETNVEDSSNTDMSKEHKDFEDGGDISALAKKVEQMNSNRDGGYGWVIVLAFFFIEVLVDGCRFSYGIYFVEFLSEFRTGKGETAMVGSLMVGTYNLAGPIFAFIVNKFGFRKSAFIGGLIATIGYAASFFAPSVYFLYFSYGVCTGFGFGLVYLSGTVAIGRYFFRKRAMAMGIGLCGAGVGTFVFVPLVRYLLDTYAWRGSMLMMSGMALNCCVCAMLLVPRQNEGEFDDISIDLELVRVSDTDNDTGSIISGHKAKNGSICNVEINGKAPHLTFMMNKRLSGRDVKGSPLPTRTFAELRMEQLNAYKHTPHGSYISINPGFIVQSSHRSLAQGSFRSINMPILSQSILGSNASFEYIFEKRTRSRTSSLNVSHPLTQQHSLFLSHNENGTENGTNDNDKFTYPIIEAMFPKVLMKNLNFMIMMAVCLVAGTGSFVPFSMLPDFALSVGSTPAQSAWPLSVIGIGGVLGRVAGGWLCDMNCVHTLTLLGVCFLVIGVTTTIVAFMTSFVPLVIYAAFYGIFFGAVYTVQPIVFFEYFGEEYIAELLGSCMLWYGVASFIGAPMAGWIFDVTGSYQSSFLATGVIFLVAGIINFFVLCTGPCQRVNKDESAEDNTEKD, encoded by the exons ATGGAATCAAGTAAaactgatgaaaatgatgaaacaaaTGTGGAAGATTCTTCAAATACAGATATGTCAAAAGAGCACAAGGATTTTGAAGATGGTGGTGATATAAGTGCTTTGGCAAAGAAAGTAGAACAAATGAATTCGAACAGAGACGGTGGTTATGGCTGGGTAATTGTGTTGGCCTTCTTTTTCATTGAAGTGCTAGTGGACGGTTGCAGATTCTCCTACGGCATCTATTTCGTGGAATTTCTGAGCGAGTTCAGAACTGGAAAAGGCGAAACAGCAATGGTAGGATCACTGATGGTTGGCACCTATAATTTAGCAG GACCgatttttgcatttattgtcAACAAGTTTGGATTCCGCAAAAGTGCATTCATTGGTGGATTGATCGCAACGATTGGATACGCTGCAAGTTTCTTCGCACCAAGCGTCTACTTTCTGTACTTCTCCTACGGCGTTTGCACGG GTTTTGGTTTCGGTCTAGTTTACTTATCCGGAACTGTGGCGATAGGTCGCTACTTCTTTCGAAAACGAGCAATGGCCATGGGGATTGGCCTCTGTGGTGCTGGAGTAGGCACATTTGTGTTTGTACCACTTGTTAGGTACTTGCTGGATACATACGCATGGAGAGGGTCAATGCTTATGATGTCCGGAATGGCCCTTAATTGCTGTGTATGTGCAATGCTCCTAGTTCCAAGGCAAAATGAAGGGGAATTTGACGATATTAGCATTGATTTGGAGTTAGTAAGGGTTTCAGACACCGATAATGATACCGGCAGTATAATAAGTGGTCATAAAGCTAAAAATGGATCAATATGCAACGTCGAAATAAACGGCAAAGCAccacatttaacatttatgatGAACAAAAGGCTGTCAGGCCGGGATGTAAAAGGCAGTCCACTTCCAACAAGAACATTTGCGGAGCTTCGCATGGAGCAATTGAATGCATACAAGCATACACCTCATGGATCATATATAAGCATCAATCCCGGCTTTATTGTTCAGAGTTCACACCGTAGCCTTGCTCAAGGGTCTTTCAGAAGTATTAATATGCCAATTCTAAGCCAAAGCATACTAGGAAGTAATGCATCGTTTGAATACATATTCGAAAAGCGCACGCGCAGTCGGACATCCAGTTTAAATGTTTCGCATCCATTGACACAACAGCACAGCCTTTTTCTAAGCCATAACGAGAATGGAACAGAAAATGGCACAAATGACAATGATAAATTCACCTACCCAATTATTGAAGCCATGTTTCCAAAGGTTCTTATGAAAAACCTCAATTTTATGATTATGATGGCAGTCTGTTTAGTCGCTGGCACAGGGTCGTTTGTTCCGTTCAGTATGCTGCCAGACTTTGCCCTGTCCGTAGGCAGTACCCCCGCTCAAAGTGCATGGCCTCTCTCCGTCATTGGAATAGGAG GTGTGTTAGGGAGAGTGGCAGGAGGATGGTTGTGCGATATGAACTGTGTCCACACTCTTACACTCCTAGGTGTCTGTTTTCTTGTGATCGgagtaacaacaacaatagtGGCATTTATGACCTCGTTCGTACCTCTAGTCATTTATGCAGCTTTCTACGGCATATTCTTCG GAGCCGTGTACACTGTTCAGccaattgttttctttgaatatttCGGAGAAGAGTATATCGCCGAGCTCCTGGGCTCATGCATGCTATGGTACGGAGTTGCCTCTTTTATTGGCGCTCCGATGGCAG GTTGGATTTTCGACGTGACAGGCTCCTATCAAAGTAGTTTCTTAGCAACTGGAGTTATCTTTCTTGTTGCTGGGATTATAAACTTCTTCGTTCTGTGTACAGGACCCTGTCAGCGTGTTAACAAGGATGAATCAGCCGAAGACAATACTGAGAAGGACTGA
- the LOC128220678 gene encoding uncharacterized protein LOC128220678, with product MLLCLGNMDLCLKIFFYILIVTGSGESMDQTSVTESTQQSTDVPQLDGTSKIPNKDNLSPLSDKNNDTDSDKTLSTSSPDSINSEPDNSNNSTNDVDADPIVTTAPSVIDKANTDSNANQTDNQSISSEAPNTTTLVDFTTQKVTTTDQHSTTTLASIVRSRKWMDYFLHAHHFDGQYIYDGMVYFFKFLVQYMSPTDPDYLVVSFQDEDGAYLEMNGTSREGNGIVFKLIRKYKTSLHFPLYMPFEFTGFMVDYGSGVFFSGNVTKPENSSFGWIKMNKGLGKVITGEEAGTRTAIIIIIPTTVAFLGICGTIALICWASKKGYLSGRHKSYRLFSNTQVSYESEAETIHI from the exons ATGCTATTATGCTTGGGCAATATGGACTTGTGTTTGAAGATATTCTTCTACATACTTATTG TGACTGGTTCAGGTGAATCTATGGATCAGACTTCAGTGACAGAATCTACCCAGCAATCAACTGATGTCCCTCAGCTTGATGGTACATCCAAGATACCAAACAAAGACAATCTGTCTCCTCTATCAGACAAAAACAATGACACAGATTCAGACAAAACACTGAGTACAAGTTCACCTGACAGCATTAATTCTGAACCAGACAATTCAAACAATAGCACCAATGATGTGGATGCGGATCCAATTGTAACTACAGCTCCCTCTGTTATAGATAAAGCCAACACTGATTCCAATGCAAACCAAACAGACAATCAATCTATTTCTTCAGAAGCACCAAACACTACCACTCTGGTAGACTTCACAACCCAAAAAGTCACCACTACTGATCAGCATTCAACCACAACTCTTGCTTCCATTGTTCGCAGTAGAAAATGGATGGACTATTTCTTACATGCGCACCACTTTGATGGACAGTACATTTATGATGGGATGGTTTACTTCTTCAAATTCCTTGTGCAGTACATGAGCCCCACTGATCCAGACTATTTAGTTGTGTCGTTTCAAGATGAAGATGGTGCTTACCTTGAAATGAATG GCACATCAAGAGAAGGAAATGGGATTGTATTCAAGCTTATCAGAAAGTATAAGACCAGTCTACATTTCCCCCTGTACATGCCCTTTGAGTTTACTGGCTTCATGGTGGATTATGGCAGTGGGGTATTCTTCTCTGGAAATGTGACTAAGCCGGAAAATAGTTCGTTTGGATggataaaaatgaacaaag GCCTGGGAAAGGTTATAACTGGCGAGGAGGCTGGAACCAGAACCgccattatcattattatcccAACCACTGTGGCCTTCTTGGGGATCTGCGGAACCATTGCGCTCATATGCTGGGCCTCAAAGAAGGGCTATCTGAGCGGTAGACATAAGTCTTACAGATTGTTTTCTAATACACAGGTCTCTTATGAGTCTGAAGCTGAGACCATACATATATGA